From the genome of Tripterygium wilfordii isolate XIE 37 chromosome 6, ASM1340144v1, whole genome shotgun sequence:
TGATTGACATTTGCTTATATGCCACTTGGTTggattatgtcaatccgatgtggAATTATAAGTCTTAACACTTCTCCATACTCGTAAACTCATTATGCGAATCCCAACAAGTGAATACGGGTAAATGTCGTGTTCAAATTGATTGAGTTTTGTTTCAATATCATGTCAAAAATTTTcgctcaaacacatcaacaaatattgtttaTTTTAGACCACAAGCCCCTCAcatatttgttctcttggacCGTTCTCACATTACTTAGATCTGGAGAACACTTTTTTTGTGTGAGAAGTGTTTGACATTTACTTATATATAACTCTCTTGATTGACAAGTATTAACATGACCTTTAGTTCTAACACCATGCTAAATTACTGCTTCAACATAtctgtatgggccaaaaatcgTTGGCCCGAAATATTCCGACACGAGTAAAAGCCCAGCGTAAACGTCAATTACAGATCAGCCCAGATGTGCATTCCTGGGCCTGTCTGATCTGCAAATCCTAGCAACACTCAAAGCCCATATTTGGATGGGGTATGAAAGCACCTCAGTGCCATGGTGTCCAGTAATTATCAGATGGGATCAAAAGCCCAATAACAGCCCATCAAAGGAGCTAATCCGTACTGTTTAGCATGTGCTGAACACGTGATTGAgcacactataaatagaggaggggTCCTCCTCATTACTCTCTCTGAACCACCAGGTatctatctctttctctctctaaaaagccCTTCACTTCCCTCAATAAAAATATTTCCAACAgttgactgacttgaccgtcGGAGCTTGTTCGGTCGACACCACACCGGTGTTCAAGTTTCACGGTCAACCTTTTCTGATCTTGCAGGGTTGTCATAGGCCTCAATCGAcaacaaattgattgtagattttagtGTCTACAATTTGGCGCCCACCGTGGGGCCTTGACAATCATTCGGCTAGATCAGTCATTTCCGGACGACTCTCCATCATGTCTTCGGACGATTCAAATGATTTTGCTACTCAACTGGCAGCGTTGAAGGCTCAAATGGCGGAGGACAAGGCTGCAGCAAAGGCCGAAAGTGCCTCCGTCCGGGCAGAAAACATTGCCTTGAGGGGCAAAGTAAAACAGTTGTTGGCTCAGCTTTCCACACCGCCCCCGACCTCACAGGTCCGTCTCAATATCGGCTCGATGCAGTCACTGGACTCTCCTAATCCAGCTGAAACTTCTTGTCAGCCGCGATCTCAGTCATTCAATGTCCCACACCTACCTTTATCGGTCGGCGAGCAATCTAATGCATATCATAGGGATCTTCCGCCCCCACCAACTCGTTCGACCATGACAACCGATGCCGGGCTGTCCTATGACAAGGGTTTAACCGACGCGCAGAGACTAACCGAAGTCGAAACATTCCTCAGACGACTTCCCGGAGTACCGGTGCCAATCCGGAAAAGCCTACCCGACAGTTATTCTGACTCTCCGTTCTCCGATCGCATCGTTTCGGTGGAAATGCCGAAGAAATTCCATCTTCCCAACATGCGCTCCTTCGATGGCACCAGCGACCCGGACGACCATATGGCCCAGTATAGACAAAGAATGCTCACCCTCACCGTGTCAAGGGAATCTCGTGAAGCATGCATGTGCAAAGCGTTCGGATGTTGCCTCACCGGTCCAGCATTACAATGGTTCATTAACCTCCCCAATGCCTCGATCAGTTCGTTCGCCCAACTGACAGATCTTTTCATAGAGCAGTTTGCTAGCAGCAGGAGGTTACCCAAAGCTTCGGACGATCTCTACAAAATCAGACGCGGGTCGGAGGAATCTCTTCGCTCTTATATTGGTCGCTTCCTGGCGGAGAAGGTGCTGATCCCTAGCTGTAACGTGGAGACAGCTGTCACGGCTTTCAGAAAGGGTCTGTCACCCTCCGACGAACTCTATAAAGAGTTGACGAAGTTTCCGTGTACCAACATGGAAGACGCGCTGGCGCGCGCGTGGGCCCAGGTTAAATGGGACGAGGATGAAAGCAATCAACAGCAACCCCCGGCCGGGCGGAGCGTCGGACACACTGGGGTCGGCAAGGATCAATGCCAAGATCATCGACCTCGAGGGTCGGATCGATCACGCCATGATAGACGACACTACGATCGATCTAGATCTGCATCGTCCAGTTTTCGAAAGCCGGAATACGCATTTAACATTGAACCGACCGAGATGATCTCCACTCTTAAGAGCTTGGGGAACAAGGTGCAGTGGCCTAGCAAAATGAGGTCCCCAGCTGACCGTCGGGACTCATCGAAGTGGTGCGATTTCCACCAAGACCATGGCCACACCACTCGGGATTGTCGAGGTTTACACGATGAAGTTATCGAGTTGTTGAACCGTGGGCACCTCAAAGACGTGTTGACCGCAAAGGGTAAAGAAACCATGGCCAGAAGGATTGATCGAGAGCTGACACCACCGACTCACCCGAAGCCAAAAGGGTCAGTCGGAGTCATTATCGGTGGTTCTGAGATCAGCGGCATATCGCATTCAACTGCAAAGAGAAATGCCCGGAAGGCTGTGAATCCAATCCTACGATCCACCGAACTTATCGTACCACCGTCCGGACAAATGATAAGTTTTATTGATGATGAAGCCACGCAATTACTCAATCCACATCACGACGCTTTGGTAATATCTATTCTTGTTGCTAATTACACTATTAAACGTGTCTTGGTTGACAATGGCAGCTCGACGAATGTCCTATTCCTAGGCTGTCTCAAGGCAATGGAAATCGATGAATCCCATATCATTGGCCGGTCAACAATACTCCTTGGGTTCAGCGGGGAGCAGGTATACAGTCTGGGGGAGATCGCCCTGCCGGTTTATACCGAAGGAATAAATCTCAACACTAACTTCGTAGTGTTAAAAGGCTCTTCGCCGTATAACATCATACTCGGTCGACCATGGATCCACGAGATGAAAGCAATCCCTTCGACGTACCATCAACTGATACGTTTCCCTACGAAATGGGGAGTCAAAGAGATTAGGGGAGAACAACTTGCTTCACGGAACTGTTACACCAGTGCCTTAAAGGGGAAAACAAATGacttatagcaattacagcaactAACAGCCCCGACAGACAAGGCTGCTATAGTCGACCAAGGTTCGCCAGATATGGAAGAATTAGATGACATTCGGATTCATCCGGACTATCCCGATCGTAAAGTACAGATTGGCGCACGTCTCGAATATGATGTTCGAACGAAGCTCATCGAATTTCTTACAGAAAATCAGGATTGCTTCGCATGGTCACATGCTGATATGGTGGGGATAGATCCAGAAGTTGTTGTCCATCGGCTCCAGGTTGATCCGAACCACGAGCCCATCAGACAGAAAAGAAGGAAGTTTGCGGCCGAACGCAATCGTATTATAAACGATGAAGTTCAAAAGCTTATCGATGTAGGTTCTG
Proteins encoded in this window:
- the LOC120000069 gene encoding uncharacterized protein LOC120000069, with amino-acid sequence MSSDDSNDFATQLAALKAQMAEDKAAAKAESASVRAENIALRGKVKQLLAQLSTPPPTSQVRLNIGSMQSLDSPNPAETSCQPRSQSFNVPHLPLSVGEQSNAYHRDLPPPPTRSTMTTDAGLSYDKGLTDAQRLTEVETFLRRLPGVPVPIRKSLPDSYSDSPFSDRIVSVEMPKKFHLPNMRSFDGTSDPDDHMAQYRQRMLTLTVSRESREACMCKAFGCCLTGPALQWFINLPNASISSFAQLTDLFIEQFASSRRLPKASDDLYKIRRGSEESLRSYIGRFLAEKVLIPSCNVETAVTAFRKGLSPSDELYKELTKFPCTNMEDALARAWAQVKWDEDESNQQQPPAGRSVGHTGVGKDQCQDHRPRGSDRSRHDRRHYDRSRSASSSFRKPEYAFNIEPTEMISTLKSLGNKVQWPSKMRSPADRRDSSKWCDFHQDHGHTTRDCRGLHDEVIELLNRGHLKDVLTAKGKETMARRIDRELTPPTHPKPKGSVGVIIGGSEISGISHSTAKRNARKAVNPILRSTELIVPPSGQMISFIDDEATQLLNPHHDALVISILVANYTIKRVLVDNGSSTNVLFLGCLKAMEIDESHIIGRSTILLGFSGEQVYSLGEIALPVYTEGINLNTNFVVLKGSSPYNIILGRPWIHEMKAIPSTYHQLIRFPTKWGVKEIRGEQLASRNCYTSALKGKTNDL